In a genomic window of Brettanomyces nanus chromosome 1, complete sequence:
- the SMD2 gene encoding mRNA splicing protein (BUSCO:EOG09344MX7) translates to MSELLNKAKTEMSEKELQDLEEYEFEHGPMKLLTQAVQKNTTVLISLRNNHKLIAKVKAFDRHCNMILENVKEIWNEPAPNDKKKKVLRERFVLKMFLRGDSVIVILNHNETGGK, encoded by the coding sequence ATGTCAGAATTACTCAATAAGGCAAAGACAGAAATGTCTGAAAAGGAGCTTCAGGACCTCGAGGAATATGAATTCGAGCATGGCCCTATGAAGCTCTTGACTCAAGCAGTTCAAAAGAACACAACCGTTCTCATCTCTCTAAGGAACAACCACAAACTGATAGCCAAGGTGAAAGCATTTGATAGACATTGCAATATGATATTAGAAAatgtcaaagaaatctgGAACGAACCGGCACCcaatgataagaagaagaaggttcttAGGGAAAGATTCGTGCTTAAGATGTTTCTCCGGGGAGATTCCGTTATAGTGATATTAAACCACAACGAAACAGGAGGGAAATGA
- the GUF1 gene encoding Translation factor guf1 mitochondrial, producing the protein MLRLGSRVLYRDIKCSFRPLWYSTSRWKYPTDPNTTGYMKYKNYKIDLKNNPIKVSSDQELAERMDKIPLKNYRNFIIVAHVDHGKSTLSDRMLEITGVVDPNVANKQVLDKLDVEKERGITVKAQTVSMIYYYKGEDYLFHLVDSPGHVDFRLEVTRSYASCQGALLLVDASEGVKAQTVANFYLAYSMDLKLIPVINKVDLDTADISKTEEQIQSMFELPRDDIVHVSAKSGLNVQYLLPQIIEKIPPPLHCRPEAHFRAQIVDSWYDSYLGVIMLINIVDGTVKKGSKIVAYRTKDKYEVKEVGIMYPDRKPFPKLVAGQVAYIIPGLKDPNTVYVGDTLYEAGADIEPLEGFEEPKPMVFVGAFPAQGTDLKKMEESLEHLFLNDRSVTFQHATSSALGQGWRLGFLGSLHASIFKERLEKEYGEKLIITAPTVPYKVHYKDGHEEIVSNPDDFPDNLRKTTISHFSEPYVEAYMSLPQEYVGKVMQLCDTNRGEQKEIQYMTNGQVLMTYLIPTAQLIDDFFGKLKGITRGYASLDYEDAGYKPSDVYKLEILVNGESIDALSMVMHKSQIEKNAREFVKRLKQFLRIQQFEVAIQAQANGRIYARETVRARRKDVLAKLHASDITRRKKLLVRQKEGKKLLKSVGRVKIPPQAYQSFLRKQ; encoded by the coding sequence ATGCTTCGATTGGGTTCTCGGGTTCTTTATAGGGACATAAAATGCAGCTTCAGACCCTTATGGTACTCTACATCGCGATGGAAGTACCCTACAGATCCCAATACTACTGGATATATGAAATATAAGAATTACAAGATTGATCTGAAGAACAATCCAATTAAAGTGAGTTCAGACCAGGAATTGGCTGAAAGAATGGATAAGATTCCTTTGAAAAACTATAGAAACTTCATAATTGTGGCCCATGTGGACCACGGTAAATCCACTTTGAGTGATAGAATGCTAGAGATCACTGGAGTGGTTGATCCCAATGTCGCAAATAAGCAGGTACTCGACAAGCTAGACgttgagaaagagagagGCATTACTGTTAAAGCCCAAACGGTCTCGATGATCTACTATtacaaaggagaagattacCTATTTCATTTGGTTGACTCTCCCGGTCACGTAGATTTCAGATTGGAGGTCACTAGATCTTATGCTTCTTGTCAAGGAGCGCTACTTTTGGTTGATGCTTCTGAAGGTGTCAAGGCTCAAACTGTGGCCAATTTTTATCTTGCATACTCAATGGATCTTAAGCTTATTCCAGTAATTAATAAAGTGGATCTAGATACGGCTGATATTTCAAAGACAGAGGAACAGATTCAATCGATGTTTGAGCTTCCAAGGGATGATATCGTTCACGTGAGTGCCAAATCCGGTCTTAACGTTCAATATCTACTTCCTCAAATTATAGAAAAGATCCCACCGCCACTTCATTGCAGACCAGAGGCACATTTCAGGGCCCAGATTGTTGATTCATGGTATGATTCGTATCTCGGAGTCATTATGCTTATCAATATCGTGGATGGGACCGTGAAGAAGGGATCTAAGATCGTGGCATATAGAACTAAGGATAAATATGAGGTGAAAGAGGTAGGAATCATGTATCCAGATAGGAAGCCCTTTCCCAAATTGGTAGCCGGACAGGTGGCATACATTATTCCTGGACTCAAGGATCCCAACACAGTCTATGTTGGTGATACTCTATACGAAGCGGGCGCGGATATAGAACCATTggaaggatttgaagaaccaaaacCAATGGTGTTTGTGGGAGCATTTCCAGCGCAAGGTACTGACTTAAAAAAGATGGAGGAAAGCTTGGAGCACTTGTTTCTTAATGACCGTTCTGTGACTTTCCAACATGCGACATCCAGCGCCTTAGGGCAAGGTTGGAGGTTAGGTTTCTTGGGATCGCTACACGCGTCGATATTTAAAGAGAGAttagagaaagaatacggagagaagttgattatCACAGCTCCTACTGTTCCATATAAGGTGCACTATAAGGATGGCCACGAAGAAATCGTTTCAAACCCTGATGACTTTCCTGACAATCTTCGGAAGACAACAATATCTCACTTCAGCGAGCCTTATGTCGAGGCGTATATGTCTCTTCCACAAGAATATGTGGGTAAAGTAATGCAACTATGTGATACCAATAGAGgagaacaaaaagagatCCAATACATGACGAATGGCCAGGTTCTTATGACCTATTTGATTCCAACTGCACAGCTAATAGACGATTTTTTTGGCAAATTAAAAGGTATTACCAGAGGATATGCGTCGTTGGACTATGAAGACGCTGGATACAAACCATCGGATGTCTACAAATTGGAAATATTGGTTAATGGTGAGAGTATTGATGCACTTTCGATGGTGATGCACAAGTCGcaaatagagaagaatgCAAGAGAATTTGTCAAGCGGTTGAAGCAATTCTTACGTATTCAGCAGTTTGAAGTGGCCATCCAGGCCCAGGCAAACGGACGAATATATGCTAGAGAGACTGTTCGGGCCAGGCGGAAGGATGTGTTGGCTAAACTACACGCTTCTGACATtactagaagaaaaaaattgttgGTGAGACAGAAGGAAGGTAAAAAGCTATTGAAATCGGTAGGAAGAGTTAAAATCCCACCGCAAGCCTACCAATCATTTCTTAGAAAGCAATAA